In one Candidatus Nealsonbacteria bacterium genomic region, the following are encoded:
- a CDS encoding 3D domain-containing protein, which translates to MKISGPKKRKKQGSCKKQGFNCKRPKVWALISLVFLIFFGVLFKVYSLSELKSNNQSELDSIQSFVVFQENTLASLSNPNNPPLKATEKLRVVITAYSSTPCQTDDSPYITASGTFVREGVIANNFLPFGTKIRIPEIYDDKVFIVEDRMSWKKGNYHIDIWFSEYSQALAFGAKRTYIEILER; encoded by the coding sequence ATGAAAATTTCTGGTCCTAAAAAAAGAAAAAAACAAGGCTCTTGTAAAAAGCAAGGGTTTAATTGCAAACGCCCAAAGGTTTGGGCGTTGATTAGCTTAGTTTTTCTAATATTCTTTGGGGTTTTGTTTAAAGTTTACTCTCTTTCTGAGTTAAAAAGTAATAATCAATCAGAACTGGATAGTATCCAGAGTTTTGTTGTTTTTCAAGAAAACACTTTAGCTTCTCTTTCCAATCCAAATAACCCGCCTTTAAAGGCTACCGAAAAGTTACGGGTAGTAATAACTGCTTATTCAAGTACACCCTGTCAAACCGATGATAGTCCCTATATTACTGCATCCGGGACTTTTGTGAGAGAGGGAGTTATAGCAAATAATTTTTTGCCTTTTGGTACAAAGATTAGAATTCCTGAAATATATGATGATAAGGTTTTTATTGTTGAGGATAGAATGAGTTGGAAAAAGGGTAATTATCACATTGATATTTGGTTTTCTGAATATTCCCAAGCTCTTGCTTTTGGAGCAAAAAGAACATATATTGAAATCTTAGAAAGATAA
- a CDS encoding trypsin-like peptidase domain-containing protein codes for MEKSPIVEIAKRVCPAVITIVISKDLPKIEGYYIFPFGGRQFVIPQIEKRGKEKTKIGGGSGFVVSPDGYVITCNHVVKDSTADYTVILEPTKKYPAKVLAKDPLIDVAILKIEGKDFPCLEIGNSSKIELGETVVAIGNPLGEFEDTLSSGIVSGLSRKITAYGGLSFRATSLRGLIQTDAAINPGNSGGPLVNMEGKAIGINTAMVMGAQNIGFAIPINYAKRNLEEVIKYGKIKKPFLGVRYFLLNKEIAKVNKLPVDYGALIVRESLGEKAIVKESPADRVGLKEYDIILECNGKKINEENPLADILQKHKIGEKVSLKILREEKKINVKVQLEEKK; via the coding sequence ATGGAAAAATCACCAATTGTTGAAATAGCAAAAAGAGTTTGTCCTGCGGTAATAACTATTGTTATTAGCAAGGACTTACCCAAAATAGAAGGGTATTACATTTTTCCTTTCGGCGGACGGCAATTTGTTATTCCTCAAATAGAAAAGAGAGGGAAAGAAAAAACAAAAATTGGAGGAGGTTCAGGATTTGTTGTTTCTCCTGACGGTTATGTTATAACCTGCAACCATGTGGTTAAAGATTCAACAGCCGATTATACGGTAATTTTAGAACCAACAAAAAAATATCCTGCTAAGGTTTTAGCTAAAGACCCATTAATTGATGTAGCTATCTTAAAGATAGAAGGAAAAGATTTTCCCTGCTTAGAAATAGGCAATTCCTCAAAAATTGAATTAGGAGAAACTGTAGTAGCGATTGGAAATCCTCTGGGGGAATTTGAAGACACCCTTTCTTCTGGAATCGTATCCGGCTTAAGTAGAAAGATTACAGCTTACGGAGGATTATCGTTTAGAGCTACAAGTTTAAGAGGCTTAATTCAAACTGATGCAGCAATAAATCCCGGCAATAGTGGAGGACCCTTAGTAAACATGGAAGGAAAAGCTATCGGAATTAATACTGCAATGGTTATGGGAGCCCAAAATATTGGATTTGCTATACCAATTAACTACGCCAAAAGAAATCTGGAAGAAGTAATAAAATATGGAAAGATAAAAAAGCCGTTTTTAGGAGTAAGATATTTTCTTTTAAACAAAGAAATAGCCAAAGTAAATAAACTTCCCGTTGACTATGGAGCTTTAATTGTCAGAGAAAGCTTAGGGGAAAAAGCAATAGTAAAAGAATCACCTGCTGATAGAGTGGGGCTGAAAGAATATGACATTATTTTGGAATGTAATGGAAAAAAAATAAATGAAGAAAATCCTTTAGCTGACATTTTACAGAAACATAAGATTGGAGAAAAGGTTTCGTTAAAAATTCTTAGAGAAGAAAAAAAAATAAATGTAAAAGTGCAATTAGAAGAGAAAAAATAG